The genomic interval AATTTATTTAGGTCTATTCCttactaataaaaaaatgctctTTTGAGCGTAAATATGATTATTCAATTACGGAtaagttaataaaacaacaaacatacacCGGGACGGAAACTTAGTAGGTATGTAGCGGACCGTCGTATTACTACGTCGCACAAATTCTTATGTCCCAATATTGACCTATAAATCCTAAATTTTTGACGTCGCGCGCTAACTTTTTCATAACGCGGCGGATGAACTCCACCGTTAACCAAGTTAGCGTCGATGCTCCCAATTGTAAGCTCGTTCATTGTAACCTCGTTAACGCCACTTATCACGCCGTCCCGTCTGACACCCGAAGCGCCCTTTCCCACTCAAACTAATTCCCTGCTATGTACCTATATACTGTTGTGTAATCGCAATTTTACTAATAATGAAAACGATGTTATGGTGTAAACCAATAAGAACGACTATTAGAATACGAATGGAAGAGACAAATACAGTCGCTGTAACTGAGGGTACAGAACCGTGTGATTTCTTGCCAGTCAAAACCCTAGATAACCCAGAGCAAGAAACGGCAAACGAAAACTTCTAGATAACCTCGACTAGAACGTAGCTTTAGACACCCGTGAGCGCACGAAGTCAACTGCAGGTCACCTGCAATCAGCTCAATAAACCAACATCGGTTGTCTAAAGGTACATGGTAGTGTGATACAAATCAAATGTGTTTCTGACAGACATTCAAGCGTCTGTCACAAACACTGCAATAGCATTACCAAGTATGGTGTGTACTTTTATACAACATAGAATATTATCAGTTAGTGCACGGGTTATGTGTGACAGTGCATCACGGAATCGCATAGgctacataaaaacaaatttcgcTTGCTTTCACCAATCATAACTTAGTTTGTGAGGGCAAGTTTCGGTTGCTGgtatataacaacatatatgCGAGTCCGTGCATCCGTACATCAATACATCATCCATACCAAAATACAGAGGTCTAATTGGTGTTACTTGAAACTTGTAATTGTAACGTGACCATTTCCTTTCGTATTACTTTTTTAGAATGAAATTTTCTATgaggttaaaaaaataaaattaaaccacaGCTGTATCTGTTTAAATATGTTCTAATTCATTCGAGTTGAAAGACGGGCGTACGCTTTGTATCAATCAAACTTGTGGAAAGGATTGTGTTTCAGCATGCACTTCTTTTAATAGGCTGAAAGGAATGATGGAATTTCGCTCGCTTCAGACACTAGAGCTGTGTTCCAGATCTTCGTCGTGTCATGAAATTTCCCGCCACATTCTAACATGTCAATCCTGTACTCGGCATGACTGGCAAGTTTGTTGTACATCGCAGCAGCTGTACGAAACAAGGTATGTTTAGTTGCTTGCGCCTGCGCAGTAGGTCCGTAACAATTCTAAAACTGCGCAAATGATTTAAAACCTATCAGGTATATATTGCCTCAAAACACAGTGACTCGCATCGAAATGCAAATTTACCTcagtttacattttatatatagtggagtggggaaagacgggacactaaagcacaaaataaaacacgagGAATTATTGAGCGATTCGTACAAcaaattaggaaaaaaattaatcaaaaggTTTGGTAGACTTGGTTCTGTTGCgtgttttgattaataatttaaattacatttccTCAAAAAAGGTACCTCGTTTGCATTTAGTGCTCTTTTCAGACCAACCCAGTTTCAACTGAATAGCCAGCACTGCACTTGTTACAGATGGCAGAATTGTTGCTATAGCCGTTTTTTGAGCAGTTGGTAAGACATGTGTGGGAAGTTGAAATACTATCACCTAATAAACGACAAAACATTAGAGAAAAGCGGGTTGGTAACCATGAAAAATTACATATGAataaatggaacttatttatatcATCGGGTCATATTAATGCCTTCTGCTTAAGTTTTAGTATAGATGGCAATTCGGACAATCTGTGAGTGACCATTAGGTGAAATAGATTGCCGTAAATTGTCTCccacaaaaacaaatacactCTGGTGGCGACACCAAGCCACGAATCCCATATTCTATGATTTAACAGCGAGAGTTCTAACCGTTATTACGTGTtgatacagttttttttattctttattttaactttattcaatttatttttgacCTATACCTGTGCTACTTGTATGGAGATGATCAACAGGGTGACTATGAGGTTTGCGAGTTTAAAAACTCCAGTCCGCTTTTTCCATTTCAAGAATTTTTCCTGGAATCGCTTTCTTAATTCTAGTAGCAGTTTCATGTGGTCTATTTCATCGGGATTGGTGATCTGGTTTGCAACATTTATATGGTCATTGTTATTAAGAACACTGATATCGTTATActactatagtactgtggtacAAGATGGGTTACCGTTATAAACACCAAAAActggcgccgtagcacagttggtttgCGTGCCTATAtatctaacccagaggtaatggttTCAAGACTCTTCGCTGCTACGATTAAGGGCGTATGCGTTTGTtgtttccggccacgcgaggataaagtaagttacattcattcacacatTCAAAACCCATTTCCTGAccgtgtatttttaaattaacaaaaaaaattaataataactttttaaagtcGCCGAGACAGTTATAATTTTCAGTTATAATTTACTACCATAAAGGAAAGTCGCCGAGACAGTTATAATTTACTACCATAAAGGAttagaacaaacaaataaaaacatgtcccatcttaccccaccctatttaTGACAAACGGATATCGCCTGTGCCTAATATAAACGCTACagttaatcaaaaaataatataagtatagcctattaaaagtaaacttttacaaaaaaaacaatattataaatattactcTCACCTTAACTTCTCGGTGCAGTACAGGTGCTTGCTTCTTTTTTGGTTCGTCAGAACTTTTCTTTTCCGTGGAAGCTTCTGgtgaaaaacaagaaaaataacgATTTGCATCAGGGCCAAATATTACCAAAAGCAATTTGAAATTACGTTTATTGGGTGCGGCTGCAGAGATAAGAGTTGTTGTTTCAACTTGGCTTGTTCCGGCACTCGTAGTTGTTGTAGCTGACATGGTAGAACCCGCAGTGGCTGTTGTATGAGTGTCCTTGTGATCGGTAGATAAGCTTGTCGTTTGTAGCAGCGGtgctttattaaaacatcACAATTAAGCAAGTCGTAATTGTTATTAGGCAATAGGTCTATTTGTCACCACTTACTTTTCTCACTCTTGCTCATTTTGTTAGAAAAATGCCGTGTCACTAATTAGCTAACTCTGAAAAATGCGAACTTTCGCCACACTTctgaaaaaactttaaattacaacttattattaatatgttcTACAACAACATTTGCGGCATTGTGTAAGTTTATATCGCTGTGGGAAATCTCTGTTCTGTTCGTTTCTATACGATAATGAAATAGGATGTGAGGCCTTTTGCTCAAAACAATTGCTCTTAGTTTTCCCAGGCTAACATTACACCACTGAAGCTTACTAATTTTTACACAAACGATTTGGGCGTAGTTTCACGCCTGTAATACGCTAGCATTTTGGCGGCGGGTACAAATTATAGCCTATACTGTCAAGTTCCAATATcccaatttaaaattaaaactaaatttccCACGTAAAGGTTAAGGCTTGGTTCATCTGTTCTGGTTGACTAttcagttattttattttctccagCCCGATCAGGAAGTACCGGATATTTTGTGCCGatagtatcccatcttatcaCAGCGTGCTATATACTGTAAACACACTATTCCTTCATCTCTCATGACTAGCAATGTTTATACTGGAGTCTAAAGATTCATTGGGACACTGTTATATCTAGAATTCATAATTACGACCGGATAATGCATGCTCAACAAGTTCCTGGGCGCCGTATTAATCACTTTATTAAGTTAACCTATAAACTGACAGGGTgtgtttatacaatatatgaaGTCTACATGTAGGCTAATCTTATACTCAAAAAATGATGGAGCGAATGGATCAAAATATgcttgaaacaaaaaataaagaaaatgtttaaacttgggCTGTAAGTTTATGTAACAAAGCAGGAAGTTAAACCAGCGACGGGTTGCATATAGGCTATACGTCACGTACAATCCATTAATCGCTTTAGCATCCTGTCTTTAAATAGAACGTGTTGTTGGAAACATTAAGGATGGCTaagcagtaaacaaaactCAGTGGCGCGCTAAGCACTAATCACGACGACGTAAAATCTATTTGTTCaaaaagtagggtgggggaacatgggacatcGGTCTATGGggtataattttttgaatgttccttgtttactaccaaatgggatggaAAAATAGactaaaaaggtgttccatcttcccccaccctaatgtATTACCAATTAACCACATCTGAACAATTGAATTGAAATATTAGTCGCAATTTATATAATGTTAGCAATATAGCTTAGCGGTATGTTTATTACACGGCGATATATCCAACATGGCaatattacaaatttaagCATATAATTCGGGAAAATAGTATATTACAGATATTTCACTAAACAGCAAGATTTTACATGccataaaaaattgtttaaaccttcATCGAATCGAATGGCGTACGTGAGCAGGTGCAAACGGAGTTGCCCATTCAAACTTGGACGTCAACCCTTCAGCGCTGCGCCGTCTAGCGACAGCGAATGCGGGCGTTCGCATAGTACGACTTTCCTTTCGTAATCGATCCGAAACGCGACGCTGCAGTGAACGACCCGGAGACGTCACTTTCGGGCGGCAATTGGTCACAGTGAAGGAGTCGGACCAATTTTGAATAGTTGGAAGTGTAGGACGAGCAAGAGACGTCCtgataaaaaagcaaaatgaaattaaaccaTTCTTTGGAAAAGAATGCCAAAATAAGTATTCTCACAGATTAGTTTCGGTTAGAGCTGCTTTTCGTTTCTGACTTTTAGTGATGCGAGTTATCCGTAAGTTCCGCAGTATCACCCGCCATTGCGCAATTTCCACCCCGCTTGTGTCAGGAGAGGAAAGGGAAGTCGTGATTTTTGTCTCATCTCCACCAGATAATGAGTATACAGGGTAGATGGTGGAAGAATTGGACGACTAAAGATGTTTGGTGAGAAAGGAAATCAGAAAAATTAATTCTCATGAATAAGAACATTTTCGGATTAAAACTACTGGTAAAAATCTTTACCCAAATAAAAggttggtaatttaaaaacataggAAAATGGGTCAAATGTGGCCAGCATTCTTGAGGCATACGGGTTTATCCGCTCCCAATGATCACTGTTGAGCTTTAAGGATAGAATAAGTTTTCCTCCTAAGTCTGACTTAGCATTAATTAAGAATCGCATTCCACCCGAAGTAAGTTAGTAAGATAGTTAACAACCCACACACTGGATACCACAAATCCAGAAACTATTAACAATATAAAGCTACTCACTGCTTCAGAGATTTCTGGTAAAACAACTTCTGCCTggaaaagaaatcaaaattaaaaatcacaaataccaattaatgaatatttttaccttcGGCTGGCTGGAATTTTTTTACTCTCGCGTGGCGGTAAaaggacagttgttataacccctatgttctgtttcaaacacctcgtgccatgTTACAAGAAACCAGGTGCGTcactttttaggaaatttgtttttactatttttaacttttttttaagtgtgactgataatttggacaccCCATTTGTGACtactgagttgaagcaattgctgtcgCTTGCCCgaggacacatgcgcccacaatgatagcttGATCTGTGatcccattacctctgggttggaggccGGCTAACTAACTAACTGTGCCACAGCGCCACACTAATAGTGTTGAA from Ciona intestinalis chromosome 2, KH, whole genome shotgun sequence carries:
- the LOC100179168 gene encoding uncharacterized protein LOC100179168 isoform X1; the protein is MSKSEKTPLLQTTSLSTDHKDTHTTATAGSTMSATTTTSAGTSQVETTTLISAAAPNKQASTEKKSSDEPKKKQAPVLHREVKITNPDEIDHMKLLLELRKRFQEKFLKWKKRTGVFKLANLIVTLLIISIQVAQVIVFQLPTHVLPTAQKTAIATILPSVTSAVLAIQLKLGWSEKSTKCKRAAAMYNKLASHAEYRIDMLECGGKFHDTTKIWNTALVSEASEIPSFLSAY
- the LOC100179168 gene encoding uncharacterized protein LOC100179168 isoform X2; amino-acid sequence: MSKSEKTPLLQTTSLSTDHKDTHTTATAGSTMSATTTTSAGTSQVETTTLISAAAPNKPSTEKKSSDEPKKKQAPVLHREVKITNPDEIDHMKLLLELRKRFQEKFLKWKKRTGVFKLANLIVTLLIISIQVAQVIVFQLPTHVLPTAQKTAIATILPSVTSAVLAIQLKLGWSEKSTKCKRAAAMYNKLASHAEYRIDMLECGGKFHDTTKIWNTALVSEASEIPSFLSAY